The genomic window cttgaggaatttgctcttgatccaattgtcatccgtgtccttgcttccatgatcccGAAGAGAGACGGCGAGTTTGGTGACTCTCCGATAAagttcacgaggttcttcatcttctttcattgcaaactcgtcggcttcatcttgaacCACTTCATAATTGGaccgttgaatgcttgcgcttccccgatagagggaaaccactttgagccaagcatctttggccaatGAGTAGGGCCGGAGATGCGGGAGGTCTTCGGAaaggattgcttcttggatgatgaagagagcattctcgttaAATTGAtcatccacggcttctctaggagtgaagttgctccGATcttgcggataaaaaccttcttcaatgattctccaaaggttagtgttcacatgatttaaatgacgcttaaaacgatagacccaagaatcaaaatcctcctTTTTATCAATCTtggggggaggaccggcatgattcaaatgagtagacgAAATCGGTCCACCATACACGGGAGGAGGTtgcacatgggcaaagatgccggtgccatttttaccactagacataggagctttctcactagtagcttcccccttgtcaggGTTAGCATCCGTCTCCGTGTTGGCGAAATCACCCACTTTCACGGgcgcggtggaaagtttaagcccttctaagaattccttaaacatgtccttgacctcggtcgtcatggaggttttcaatgtgtccaacgccacattgaattcctcatgtgagatcgagttacccccatctcccgtagacgatatcggattcgcaccggagtgctctcccacatcgtctacgacgtcaaccatactcttcggatggtaaagtccttaaaaagagacgaggctctgataccaattgaaaggatcgatatggttgactagaggggggtgaataggcaactaacaatttttagattttctttaacaaattaaactttgcttcaaagtaggttgtctagatatgcaactaggtggacaacctatatgatgcaacaatcacaagcacacaagcaagcaatgaataaaacacaagtaagcttgcataagtaaagggatgagataaccaagagtggagctggtggagacgaggatgtgttaccaaagttccttccttttgaggggaagtacgtctccgttagagcggtgtggaggcacaatgctcctcaagaagccactaaggccaccgtattctcctcacaccctcacacaatgcgagatgccgtgattccactattggtgcccttgaagacggcaaccgaacctttacaaataaggttggggaaatctccacaacttaattggaggctcccaacaccaccacgaagcttcaccacaatggactatggcttcacgttgacctcaaccgtctagggtgcccaaacaccctagagtaacaagatccgctagggattagtgggggaatcaaatttctcttggtggaagtgtagatcggggccttctcaaccaatcccgagtaaatcaacaagtttgattggctagggagagagatcgggcgaaaatggagcttggagcaacaatggagattagggttggaagaggtgagtcttcttggagaagaagacccccttttatagtggggggacaattccaaccgttacccaccactcagcccgcgacCCACGGAACTACCGCAccacaggcgcggtactaccgcacgggcctacagtactaccacggcggaccgcggtactaccgtgggcatgACAGAGACCAGACCTGACAAAAGGAGCACTAACAGGGCGCGGTAGAtccgcaggagcggtactaccgcggccccatgcggtactaccgcaagacaGCCGCAGTCCAGGCCCggtaggcacagatgtaaaaaattacatccgtgactacctccGCTGAGAAATTGTCGTGCAGAAATCTGACACGGAACTACCGCGACCacgggtgcggtactaccgtgaaaggtgcggatgtaaaaaattacatccgcccctacctccGCACTTGCTACTGAACCTGGCCTggcgccacggtactaccgcaccgcaGCACCGTACTACCGCGTGgagtgcggatgtaaaaaattacatccgcgcctaccaccGCTAGAGCAGTGGTGCCAGACCagagctcgcggtactaccgctctagaggagcggtactaccgtgccagagcccggtactaccgctggctcctgcggtagtaccgctcagagaagcagtactaccgctagcctgAGAAGAGCAAGGTGGAGGCCTTCATATCGCAGAGACAAGGTGAGACGGAGGAACACTCCAAGGAGCtcgaggaaaggcggtgcaaaaggaaatgtgtacgtgagattccacccaaacctttccaaagcggaccccctcttaatagtacggctctcctacgactcaactccaccgaacctaaccgtagagaaacgccgtcttcaataatcttcaaggggcatcaaatcgtcttgtgATACCCCGCAGATGTATCTAAAAAAGCTtaatacacacgattagtccgcaaaggcattgtcatcaatcaccaaaactacttaagGACAAGAATGCCCTTACAATCGTAAAAATGCAGGCAACACTGTGCCGTGCTGATAGAGAAGCACCAAAAATCAACGGAGACTGGGTTGTCAAATCAAGTACCGGAATGCATGTACATCAAATCGAATTGATGCGGCCATCGCGCGGGGTGCAGAAGGGCGGCTATTTCGGGACGCTGGTGCGGTGGACGAGCACTTGGCTGAGGCCGCCGCGGCATGATTTACTCGTCGCCATGGATGGTCACGACAACATCGGCTTGTAGATGAAGGAGGCTACGACCTGCAGATGGATGGCACAACGGCGCTTGTGCAGGCaaaagaggaggaggcggccagcaaCATACCGGAAGCGGGAGGAGCAGGCCCACCGGGCGCGGCTTGCGTCGCCAGGAGGACGGGACCGGCCTAACGCATGCTGGGCACAGCGCACGTCACCCGGAGGCGACTAGAGGGGCGCGGCAGCGGGCGCATAGCTGGTaggaggagcggggcggcggctGCGTTGCCAGGAGGAGGAGCGCGGCGGAGGGGCGTTGCCCGAAAGAGGAACGGCGTGGCGGCCGGTGTCGCAGGAGGAGGCAGGGCGGCAGTGGGAGGGTGGTTAAGTGGATAAGGTACACAACGTGTCTAGCCGGGTGAGCGATCCGCAAAACTCTGCCGACCAGATAACACCTCGCACTACGGGCCGTACGATACACATGTATCGAGTGGTCACCGCACGGCCGCTCGGTTCGCCCAGGTAGCGCGCGTGCACCTTTTAGACTTTAGGTTCCAAAAAAGCCCCTAAATGGACTCGTTTACGTGCGAACAGGGGGTcaaatggaaaataaaaaaatagcCTGGATTCGGCTGAACTGAGAGCATTCCCTCATTTTTTTTTCACCTACCATACGTATCGGGCACCGCCGCCACCCCTGCCCGGCGCGGcgacgccgcccctcgccgccaggCGCCAGgcccgcccctccctcgccgctcCGCGCGGCCGCACTACCACACCACCCCGCGCCGCCACTCCCTCCTCACGCCGTCCGGCGCCGCCTCTGCTGACGGCTCGGGAgaggggccgccgccgccgccgcctggtccACGTCCAACTCCCACCACCCTTCGTCACCTCCTCCGCTCCAGTTCAGAGTCCAGACCGGGAGCAGCCGAGCAGGAGCCAGGAGGACCAGCTGACCGGGGCGTCCGACGCTGGTATGATCTGATCTGATCTGGTCCCTCTCTTCCCTTGTCTGTCTCCCAATTCGTTTATCCTACCATGAAGAATCAACATGCGAACTTGTGAAGTTTTCTGAAAATCTGAACTACTGAACTTGTGTTGCCTTTGTTGTCTTCATGAGGTTAGAGAACTTGGAATGATATTTGGTAATTGTTAATTAGAGAGATTGGATTGGTAATTTTTTTTTGATAAATAATTAGAGAGATTGGATTGGTATTTGTTGATAAATAATTAGAGAGATTGAATCATGTGGCTGTCACTTGCTATTGCTAATTGCTGCTCCTATATTTCCAGTTGCTTGCTGGTTACTTTGTGAGTTGTTACTAAGTTTTGAGTCAGGAATTATCATTTATATGAAGTAGAGATTATCATGTGGTTGCTGGTTACTCTGTCATGTTGTTACAAATTTTGTTATCTATTGATTGGTGTATTTATtgctaagcatatattttttatgGCTTAAAAAACCGGACATCGAACCTGTGAACCGGTGGTCCGAACGGTAAAACCGACAGCCTCAAATCTGATAGAACGCAGTTGAAGGTTTTATGCCGTCCAAAACGGTATTTGGCTTGCGCAAAGAATTGGCTAAATGGTTGTAACTCACTGGTAATCGAAACTGATAGAATGCAGTTGAGGCTTTTAACCAACAGGAAGCTTACTATGGCCCTGAAGCGGCTGTCATTATGGAGTGCAAACAAATGGGTTCAGAGTTTGCAAAATCTTATTGTGTTAATTGCTTCCGTGAATCAAACTCTGAGAAATGTAACGAATATATTTCCAGCCGTATGAATCAAATGAAGTTTTGGGAAAGATCTATCCCAGACTTTATTTCTCATCTTATTGTAAATGACTTATTTATTATTTGTGGAATAAAGTCTATTTGCTGTCAATTTTTTTTATCAATTCGCACGGCTGAAAATATATTCATTACATTTTTTGTACTTCAACTCTCTGATTGTGTTCTTGAAGATAGTAAGAGATTGTTCTTCATTCTTCTTGCAGGCCAGTCTTGAATTTTTTTTATGATGCATTGTCAAAGAGTAATGGACAATTAATGGCAACCCGTCTCCTCTCGCGTCAAAATCTGAGGAAGCTGGCTGCTTCCTTCACACTCCTTAATCCATCCCAGAAGATACTGCTTTCACCTCCCCCTCCGGCTCACAGGTAGTGAAATCGTTTTGTTGATTCTCATCTCTTTCAATTCTTAATTCTATGTTTTCTGCATACCACATGGCCAAAATTTATACCTCATTTGCTTGTTCATGAAGTGTCAGAATTTATCAGTTGCAGCTGATTCATGCAACCAAAATGTAGCTTCATAATTATAATATTTCAGTATGAAGTGTGGTTGCATTTTTCGCATAGTAGTATCACTAGACATGATTTGTCTAGTGTGGCCTACTTCGTCACTCAGTTTCTTGTCTGAAGTGTAAACATAAGAAGTGTCTAGCAAGTACGTAAGACATAACTTATCGTTTTGATCATATTTTATCCACAAGTTGAATTTAGTTTTCCTCATATTTTGCCTTCTAGTTATTGCAGATCTGATGCTATTTCCCCTAGCAAATGCTTAAGCCCCTTTTACCCGTTTATGTATCCACGGGGTGTTAGATGGGCTAGCTATGAATCAGTGAATCTGGTTTTGTCTGATGATGGGAAACCCAAGTTTGAGATTGAGGAGGTGGAGCCTTCCAAGAAGGGGAGGTTTTTGACAAAGAGGCGTTTGAAGCTTCAGAGGAAGCGGgaaaagaggaagaggaaggaggccAATAAAAACGATCCACGTCGTATCAGACCCAAggggaaaaaaataaaacagaaatttCCTACACCTGAAGCTCGTCTCAAATACAAGATCGAGAAGGTATCAACAAGTTAGCTTTATTTTCagctttattttcttttttgtccATTTGGTTTGCTTTGTTACTTCCTTTCTTTTTTCTATATTATAAATAGGACTTGCTAATTGCTACTCAATATTTAATCAGTCCTTTATTTCTATCCCATGAGTATTGTGCTTTCCTTACGTTACTTTTTTGGTAGCTATTTTTGTCATGATGTGGTTGGTTCATTTGGAAACTGTGACTGATCATTTAATATTGTTGAAAATGACATATAGTCTTCTACCAGGATTGGCCATCATTTAGTATTTGCCGTTTAAAATTAGCTTGTTTGATGGAAACTTTCAATACCATCGAAGCAAATGGAAGATGAGATGCTTAATTTCTCTTTTGATTCGTGGAAGAGGATTTATTAATATGTGGTGTTTCTCTTCCAGTCCAAATTAAAAGAAGCTATGTTGGTTGAGAAGCTAAAGAGGTACGAGGTTGCGAAAGCTGAAGGCCCTGTCGCCAAACCAGATGATCTCGATGGTGAGGAAAGATTTTATTTGAAGAAAGTTTCACAGAAAAAGTCAAACTATGTCCCGATTGGAAGGCGAGGAGTATTTGGGGGTGTAATTCTGAACATGCATTTGCACTGGAAGAAACATGAGACTGTCAAGGTCATCTGTAAGCCCTGCAAACCAGGGCAAATCCAGGAGTATGCAAATGAGATAGCTCGGCTGAGTGGTGGTGTCCCTATTAATGTT from Triticum aestivum cultivar Chinese Spring chromosome 3B, IWGSC CS RefSeq v2.1, whole genome shotgun sequence includes these protein-coding regions:
- the LOC123072596 gene encoding CRM-domain containing factor CFM9, mitochondrial isoform X1 — its product is MATRLLSRQNLRKLAASFTLLNPSQKILLSPPPPAHSYCRSDAISPSKCLSPFYPFMYPRGVRWASYESVNLVLSDDGKPKFEIEEVEPSKKGRFLTKRRLKLQRKREKRKRKEANKNDPRRIRPKGKKIKQKFPTPEARLKYKIEKSKLKEAMLVEKLKRYEVAKAEGPVAKPDDLDGEERFYLKKVSQKKSNYVPIGRRGVFGGVILNMHLHWKKHETVKVICKPCKPGQIQEYANEIARLSGGVPINVIGNDTIVFYRGKDYVQPEVMSPIDTLSKKKALEKSKYEQSLETVRRFIAVSEKELELYYRHVALYGKPQPQNADLVHGDGSQASSLETEDMNHGKDQAFSDVDIMDTSESDEEYDSSSESDANDVATGDATDSSEDTDVSDHRLF
- the LOC123072596 gene encoding CRM-domain containing factor CFM9, mitochondrial isoform X2, which translates into the protein MATRLLSRQNLRKLAASFTLLNPSQKILLSPPPPAHRSDAISPSKCLSPFYPFMYPRGVRWASYESVNLVLSDDGKPKFEIEEVEPSKKGRFLTKRRLKLQRKREKRKRKEANKNDPRRIRPKGKKIKQKFPTPEARLKYKIEKSKLKEAMLVEKLKRYEVAKAEGPVAKPDDLDGEERFYLKKVSQKKSNYVPIGRRGVFGGVILNMHLHWKKHETVKVICKPCKPGQIQEYANEIARLSGGVPINVIGNDTIVFYRGKDYVQPEVMSPIDTLSKKKALEKSKYEQSLETVRRFIAVSEKELELYYRHVALYGKPQPQNADLVHGDGSQASSLETEDMNHGKDQAFSDVDIMDTSESDEEYDSSSESDANDVATGDATDSSEDTDVSDHRLF